Proteins co-encoded in one Xiphophorus couchianus chromosome 3, X_couchianus-1.0, whole genome shotgun sequence genomic window:
- the isg20l2 gene encoding interferon-stimulated 20 kDa exonuclease-like 2 isoform X1, producing the protein MSDTMIHVSPSVDTPQGIIPTKKQKSNRKRKQFLKKMKYLKGKGCLKDNSHQRRNHEHNKASKQNGPFTRPASSSMTTKRQSSPQSNPSSSGVDPSIDHSSGPSTSSFNPLSATFTVTNENSPTKPNQPVNTKTTATLSCASKSSAHKLSTPAGNPTKYLAIDCEMVGAGPKGSISQLARCSIVSYDGDVIYDKFIKPSMYVTDFRTRWSGIRPRDLFKAIPFAQARKEILRLLMGKIVIGHAVHNDFKALSYTHPAALTRDTSKIPLLNLKAGFGEKECASLKRLTKAIFNRDIQTGRKGHSSVEDAKATMELYKVVEEEWERTLASTS; encoded by the exons ATGTCTGATACTATGATCCATGTTTCCCCCTCTGTTGATACCCCACAGGGAATTATTCCCACAAAGAAGCAGAAGagcaacaggaagaggaagcagtttttaaaaaaaatgaaatacctGAAGGGGAAAGGGTGTTTAAAAGATAACTCTCATCAAAGGAGAAACCATGAACACAATAAGGCTTCAAAACAGAATGGACCTTTCACCAGACCTGCATCATCTTCCATGACAACAAAACGCCAAAGTTCACCTCAATCTAACCCGTCTTCCAGTGGCGTTGACCCTAGCATTGACCATAGCTCTGGGCCTTCAACCTCCTCTTTTAACCCTCTATCAGCTACTTTCACTGTGACAAATGAAAATAGCCCCACAAAGCCAAACCAACCGGTCAACACCAAAACAACAGCAACGTTGTCCTGCGCCTCAAAATCCAGCGCTCATAAGCTCTCTACCCCCGCAGGGAACCCCACAAAGTACCTCGCCATTGACTGTGAGATGGTGGGCGCAGGACCCAAAGGCAGCATCAGTCAGCTGGCTCGCTGTAGCATTGTCTCTTACGATGGGGATGTGATCTACGACAAGTTCATCAAGCCCTCCATGTACGTAACAGACTTCCGCACAAGATGGAGCGGTATTCGTCCCAGAGATCTCTTCAAAGCCATACCATTTGCACAGGCCAGGAAGGAG ATCCTAAGACTGCTCATGGGGAAGATTGTTATCGGCCACGCCGTACATAACGACTTCAAGGCCCTCAGTTACACGCATCCTGCTGCCTTGACGAGGGACACGTCGAAAATCCCTCTTCTCAACCTGAAGGCTGGTTTTGGGGAGAAAGAATGTGCCTCACTGAAGAGACTCACCAAAGCCATCTTCAACCGTGATATCCAG ACTGGAAGAAAGGGCCACTCTTCTGTGGAAGATGCTAAAGCTACCATGGAGCTTTACAAGGTGGTAGAAGAGGAATGGGAGAGGACTCTCGCCTCCACATCTTGA
- the isg20l2 gene encoding interferon-stimulated 20 kDa exonuclease-like 2 isoform X2: protein MKYLKGKGCLKDNSHQRRNHEHNKASKQNGPFTRPASSSMTTKRQSSPQSNPSSSGVDPSIDHSSGPSTSSFNPLSATFTVTNENSPTKPNQPVNTKTTATLSCASKSSAHKLSTPAGNPTKYLAIDCEMVGAGPKGSISQLARCSIVSYDGDVIYDKFIKPSMYVTDFRTRWSGIRPRDLFKAIPFAQARKEILRLLMGKIVIGHAVHNDFKALSYTHPAALTRDTSKIPLLNLKAGFGEKECASLKRLTKAIFNRDIQTGRKGHSSVEDAKATMELYKVVEEEWERTLASTS from the exons atgaaatacctGAAGGGGAAAGGGTGTTTAAAAGATAACTCTCATCAAAGGAGAAACCATGAACACAATAAGGCTTCAAAACAGAATGGACCTTTCACCAGACCTGCATCATCTTCCATGACAACAAAACGCCAAAGTTCACCTCAATCTAACCCGTCTTCCAGTGGCGTTGACCCTAGCATTGACCATAGCTCTGGGCCTTCAACCTCCTCTTTTAACCCTCTATCAGCTACTTTCACTGTGACAAATGAAAATAGCCCCACAAAGCCAAACCAACCGGTCAACACCAAAACAACAGCAACGTTGTCCTGCGCCTCAAAATCCAGCGCTCATAAGCTCTCTACCCCCGCAGGGAACCCCACAAAGTACCTCGCCATTGACTGTGAGATGGTGGGCGCAGGACCCAAAGGCAGCATCAGTCAGCTGGCTCGCTGTAGCATTGTCTCTTACGATGGGGATGTGATCTACGACAAGTTCATCAAGCCCTCCATGTACGTAACAGACTTCCGCACAAGATGGAGCGGTATTCGTCCCAGAGATCTCTTCAAAGCCATACCATTTGCACAGGCCAGGAAGGAG ATCCTAAGACTGCTCATGGGGAAGATTGTTATCGGCCACGCCGTACATAACGACTTCAAGGCCCTCAGTTACACGCATCCTGCTGCCTTGACGAGGGACACGTCGAAAATCCCTCTTCTCAACCTGAAGGCTGGTTTTGGGGAGAAAGAATGTGCCTCACTGAAGAGACTCACCAAAGCCATCTTCAACCGTGATATCCAG ACTGGAAGAAAGGGCCACTCTTCTGTGGAAGATGCTAAAGCTACCATGGAGCTTTACAAGGTGGTAGAAGAGGAATGGGAGAGGACTCTCGCCTCCACATCTTGA